A genomic stretch from Terriglobus sp. RCC_193 includes:
- a CDS encoding beta-propeller fold lactonase family protein: MKVSRSIALASLPLLLLAAGCRRMRFPQLADNYREYAYVANNAAGTVTVLDLVNFRADRTLQVGASPSAIAVNPARNEVYVTNSGSSTVTAINADNNSIAATIGVQRGPTGIEVDPTGKRAYVTNADSNSVSVIDLTTHRSIATVAAGIQPATVRVSPDNRSLLVANRGAGSVSVYAIGEDNPLQLRSTYGKCIGASDIAILGDSSKAFITCPGNDEVLAVSLSSAPGSWEARQDPASMQDHLLARLRVGKQPGHIALKPDSGEIFVSNYGSDSISEISTYTNEVGATYLIGTQPTHGMVGADNSSLWVAANGSDSVSLYSIDDGRMSNSIHTGPGPDAMAMSPGQPVLLVADSRGADVAVIRTRASRGPELFTMLPAGPHPVAIAIKAYKAH, translated from the coding sequence GTGAAGGTAAGCCGCTCCATCGCTCTTGCTTCCCTGCCGCTGCTGTTACTTGCAGCCGGTTGCCGCCGCATGCGTTTCCCGCAGCTCGCGGACAACTATCGCGAATACGCTTACGTCGCCAACAACGCTGCTGGCACCGTCACCGTTCTCGATCTGGTGAACTTTCGTGCCGACCGAACATTGCAGGTAGGCGCGTCGCCCAGCGCCATTGCCGTGAACCCGGCGCGCAACGAAGTCTACGTCACCAACTCCGGCAGCAGCACCGTCACCGCCATCAACGCGGACAACAACTCCATCGCCGCCACCATCGGCGTGCAGCGCGGCCCTACCGGCATCGAAGTTGATCCAACCGGCAAGCGCGCCTATGTCACCAATGCGGACTCCAACTCCGTCAGTGTCATCGACCTCACGACCCATCGCAGTATTGCAACAGTGGCCGCGGGCATTCAGCCCGCCACCGTGCGTGTCTCACCTGACAATCGTTCGCTGCTTGTAGCCAATCGTGGAGCGGGTTCTGTCTCCGTCTATGCCATCGGCGAAGACAATCCCTTGCAGCTTCGTTCCACCTACGGCAAATGCATCGGCGCATCCGACATCGCCATCCTCGGCGACTCCTCCAAGGCATTCATCACCTGCCCCGGCAACGATGAAGTCCTGGCCGTAAGCCTTTCCTCCGCACCGGGTTCGTGGGAAGCCAGGCAGGATCCCGCATCCATGCAGGACCATCTGCTGGCGCGGCTGCGTGTTGGCAAACAGCCCGGACACATTGCCCTGAAGCCTGATAGCGGTGAGATCTTCGTCAGCAACTACGGCTCGGACAGCATCAGTGAAATCTCAACGTATACGAACGAAGTAGGCGCCACCTACCTCATCGGCACACAACCAACACACGGCATGGTCGGTGCGGACAACAGTTCGTTATGGGTTGCTGCCAACGGATCAGACTCCGTCAGCCTCTATTCCATCGACGATGGCCGCATGTCTAACAGCATCCACACCGGCCCCGGCCCGGATGCTATGGCCATGTCGCCGGGACAGCCTGTATTGCTCGTAGCCGACTCGCGCGGTGCAGACGTCGCCGTGATTCGCACACGAGCCTCGCGCGGTCCTGAGCTGTTCACCATGTTGCCCGCCGGACCACATCCTGTTGCCATCGCCATCAAGGCCTACAAAGCGCACTAG
- a CDS encoding TetR/AcrR family transcriptional regulator, producing the protein MVAARRVFARDGFEVARLQDIAQEAGKTRGALYDHFADKEDLFFALIEENVEADGEFYRTRLTPESSREERVAALVDHMEAMLCDRKRVMLYLEFKMYAIRHPHKQQRLAELHEALCVKGMDSKLQLVPELFEPNSQRRRAVIAAFGAVLDGLALNLYFDPGALSPEEVRKRIEQIVRERVA; encoded by the coding sequence ATGGTTGCGGCCCGGCGCGTCTTTGCGCGCGATGGGTTTGAAGTGGCTCGTTTGCAGGATATCGCGCAGGAGGCAGGTAAGACACGCGGTGCTCTTTATGACCACTTTGCAGATAAAGAAGATCTTTTTTTTGCTTTGATCGAAGAGAACGTTGAAGCGGATGGAGAATTCTACCGGACGCGTCTTACACCTGAGTCATCACGAGAAGAACGTGTGGCTGCCCTTGTGGATCACATGGAAGCGATGTTGTGTGATCGCAAACGCGTGATGCTGTACCTGGAATTCAAAATGTATGCGATTCGGCATCCGCATAAACAGCAGCGGCTGGCAGAACTGCATGAAGCGCTTTGTGTGAAGGGCATGGACTCGAAGCTGCAGCTGGTGCCGGAACTGTTTGAACCGAATTCACAAAGGCGACGCGCTGTGATTGCAGCATTTGGTGCTGTGCTGGATGGCCTTGCACTGAACCTTTATTTCGATCCCGGGGCGCTGTCGCCAGAAGAAGTGCGCAAGCGCATTGAGCAGATCGTGCGCGAACGCGTTGCCTAG
- the ccsA gene encoding cytochrome c biogenesis protein CcsA → MKRLFWMLCGLSVALLAWGFYEAVFVAPVEATMGSIYRIFYWHVPINISAEIFPYVNMVASIGYLLARRKNHPLALKLDALAIATAEITVLYVGLGLATGMLWGRPVWGIWWAWDARLTSALMLFLLYVSYLLVRSFSSGGQGPVIAAVLSVFAGIDVPIVFMSIRWWRTQHPAPVLTGEGSLDPSMWPAFLWNMVAWFFWGCTLIWARYAIVRREQQIAERAAMEALEA, encoded by the coding sequence ATGAAGCGCCTTTTCTGGATGTTGTGCGGTCTGAGCGTGGCCCTGCTTGCGTGGGGTTTCTACGAAGCGGTATTCGTTGCCCCCGTGGAAGCCACGATGGGATCGATTTACCGTATTTTTTACTGGCACGTCCCTATCAATATCTCCGCCGAGATATTCCCATACGTAAATATGGTCGCGTCCATCGGTTATCTGTTGGCACGTCGTAAGAACCATCCCCTCGCTCTGAAGTTGGATGCGCTTGCCATCGCGACGGCAGAAATCACAGTGCTTTACGTCGGTCTCGGACTTGCGACCGGCATGTTGTGGGGACGCCCGGTATGGGGCATCTGGTGGGCATGGGATGCCCGCCTCACGAGCGCGCTCATGCTGTTCCTGCTCTACGTCAGCTATCTCCTCGTTCGCAGCTTTTCGTCCGGCGGCCAGGGGCCCGTCATTGCCGCGGTCCTCAGCGTATTCGCTGGCATCGACGTCCCCATCGTCTTCATGAGCATCCGCTGGTGGCGGACCCAGCACCCAGCACCTGTGCTCACAGGCGAAGGTTCTCTGGATCCCAGCATGTGGCCTGCTTTTCTCTGGAACATGGTGGCGTGGTTCTTCTGGGGATGCACCCTCATCTGGGCGCGTTATGCCATCGTCCGTCGCGAACAGCAAATCGCCGAACGCGCAGCCATGGAAGCACTGGAGGCATAA
- a CDS encoding efflux RND transporter periplasmic adaptor subunit: protein MTMPAVRRVNQRTPLAQTVSRAAFLFAGAGIVLLATGCESKHAPQQPMGALPVSVVTVQPSDVALNNQWVGTLDGFVNAQIQPQVTGYLIRQNYREGSVVSKGQVLFEIDPRTFQAAVDQAKGQVAQAEAALGQAKSALKLAEINVTRDTPLAEQKAIAQSQLDQEVQTMAQADANVKAAQAQIATAHATEETAQINLGFTKVRSLISGVAGQAVTQIGNLVSPQTALTSVSQLDPIKVYFSLSDSEYLALIGRTGSNDSDLLKSAANVPLTLTLANGDTYAHKGKIAFIDRQMNQQTGAIRIAAVFPNPNNVLRPGQFGRVSATTQLRNNTITVPQTAVTDVQGMKQVFIVDTGNKAHAVTVQLGSESGTNWIVNSGLAPGSRVIVDNLQKLSEGAPVAPHALAPASATPAEAR, encoded by the coding sequence ATGACCATGCCGGCCGTCCGCCGCGTGAACCAACGCACTCCCCTCGCACAGACCGTTTCCCGTGCGGCTTTTCTCTTTGCCGGAGCAGGCATCGTTCTGCTGGCAACAGGCTGTGAAAGCAAACACGCCCCACAGCAACCGATGGGCGCACTGCCTGTGTCGGTGGTTACGGTACAGCCGTCCGACGTTGCTTTAAACAACCAGTGGGTCGGCACACTGGATGGTTTTGTGAACGCGCAGATCCAGCCACAGGTGACGGGTTACCTCATCCGTCAGAACTACCGCGAAGGTTCTGTCGTCAGCAAGGGCCAGGTCCTGTTTGAGATTGACCCACGCACATTTCAGGCAGCAGTTGATCAGGCCAAAGGCCAGGTCGCACAGGCAGAAGCTGCACTCGGCCAGGCAAAGTCTGCGTTGAAGCTCGCAGAGATCAACGTCACGCGCGACACGCCACTCGCGGAACAGAAGGCGATTGCACAGAGCCAGCTGGACCAGGAAGTCCAGACAATGGCGCAGGCCGATGCCAATGTAAAGGCGGCACAGGCGCAGATCGCAACGGCACACGCCACGGAAGAGACAGCGCAGATTAACCTCGGCTTCACAAAGGTGCGTTCGCTCATCTCCGGTGTTGCTGGTCAGGCCGTCACGCAGATCGGCAATCTCGTCTCACCGCAAACCGCACTCACTTCCGTCTCGCAGCTTGATCCCATCAAGGTGTATTTCTCGCTCAGCGATAGCGAATACCTCGCGCTCATCGGTCGCACTGGTTCCAATGATTCCGATCTGCTCAAGAGCGCGGCCAATGTTCCGCTGACACTGACACTTGCCAACGGCGACACGTATGCGCACAAGGGCAAGATCGCCTTCATTGATCGTCAGATGAATCAGCAGACAGGCGCCATCCGCATCGCTGCCGTCTTCCCGAATCCCAACAATGTCCTGCGCCCCGGCCAGTTCGGTCGCGTCTCTGCGACCACACAGCTCCGCAACAATACCATCACCGTGCCGCAAACGGCAGTGACGGATGTGCAGGGCATGAAGCAGGTGTTCATCGTGGACACGGGCAACAAGGCACACGCCGTAACGGTGCAGCTTGGTTCCGAGTCTGGAACCAACTGGATCGTGAACTCCGGCCTGGCCCCGGGAAGCCGCGTCATCGTGGACAATCTGCAGAAGCTGAGCGAAGGTGCGCCCGTCGCGCCGCACGCCCTGGCTCCTGCGAGCGCAACACCCGCGGAAGCGAGGTAA
- a CDS encoding heme exporter protein CcmB — MIYLRTVWLHLKKDLRLEWRSREAVAGMLFFTLLIAVAFAMAFDPTGYPAMARQMSGGLLWVGLLFAATTSLNISWERERRNQVMDAHRMSAAPPSALFLGKALANFLFVAFIEAVLAPVFIVFYNLHPLGELRWFWLILPLGTWAIVSNGTFFAALGLRSRNRALMLPAILFPISIPALLGVTQATTAVITGDFEPGMWVRLIFGFDVIFTTACLLLFETVLHAE, encoded by the coding sequence ATGATCTACCTTCGCACCGTCTGGCTCCACCTCAAGAAAGACCTGCGACTCGAGTGGCGCAGCCGCGAAGCCGTCGCGGGTATGCTCTTCTTCACGCTGCTCATTGCCGTAGCCTTCGCCATGGCCTTTGACCCAACTGGCTATCCCGCCATGGCACGACAGATGAGCGGCGGCCTCCTGTGGGTAGGCCTGCTCTTCGCCGCAACCACCTCGCTGAACATCTCCTGGGAGCGCGAACGCCGCAATCAGGTGATGGATGCGCACCGCATGAGCGCCGCACCGCCGTCTGCACTCTTCCTTGGCAAGGCGCTGGCAAACTTCCTCTTCGTTGCTTTCATTGAAGCCGTTCTCGCGCCGGTCTTCATCGTCTTTTACAACCTGCATCCGCTGGGCGAACTCAGGTGGTTCTGGCTGATCCTGCCACTGGGCACATGGGCCATCGTGTCCAACGGCACGTTCTTTGCCGCGCTGGGCCTGCGCAGCCGCAACCGTGCTCTGATGTTGCCGGCCATCCTCTTTCCCATCTCCATCCCGGCACTGCTCGGCGTCACGCAGGCAACCACCGCGGTGATCACCGGCGATTTCGAACCCGGCATGTGGGTTCGCCTCATCTTCGGGTTCGACGTCATCTTCACCACCGCCTGCCTCCTCCTCTTCGAAACGGTTCTCCACGCCGAATAA